The nucleotide window ATCATGGACACCGGCCCGATGTTACGGTCCGACCGGTGTGACGCCGAGTTGCTCCAGGAGCATTTGCGTTTTGTTCATGGGCAAGCCCATCACCGTATCGCGTCGGCCGTCCAGGTCGGTGACGAACGGATCATCGTTCTGAATGCCGTACGCGCCGGCCTTTCCATCCCAGGCGTCGCTGTCGAGGTAGCGTTCGAGTTCCTCGTCGGAGAGCGGGCGCATGGTGACGCGGGCGACGTCGACGGAGGTTTCGAGCCGGTCGCCGAAGCCGACGGCGACGCCGGTAGCGACCAGGTGTGGCGGGCCGGTGAGTTTGCGGATGATCCGGGCGGCATCGGCGCGGTCGGTCGGTTTGCCAAGAAGCGTTCCGTCCGCTGCGGCCACGGTCGTGTCGGCACCAATGACGACGGCCTCCGGGAAGTGTGCGGAGATCGCCGCACACTTCTCACGGGCCAGCACCTGTGCCAACTGTTCGGCCCCGTCCGCCTGGAAGGACGCCTCATCGAGGTCGGCCGGGACGACATCGAAGTTGTAGCCGGCGTTGGTCAGGAACTGACGGCGACGCGGCGATGCGCTGGCAAGGATCAATCTCGGCATCGGTGCGTGTCCGCTCGTACTTACGTGCTGGGGCCGTCGACGGGACGCAACTCAACGGCGGTACCCTCGGGGAAACGGACGACGAAGTCGCCGGGCGCGATCGGCCGGTTCGAGTCGAGCACCTCGAAGAAAGTCTGTCCGCCGGCTCCGTTGAACGCCTTGACCAGCCCGACCTGTTGCTCGTTGCCGTCGATGATGAGGGCGAGGGCGCCGTTGGGGATGCCGGTGATCTCGGCGGCGATGAAGACGCCGCCGTCGATCGTTTTGACCTCGGTGATGGCCCCGACCTTCGCCCCGGACACGTCGCGGCCGTAGACCGCCTGGAGTTGCGTGGCACGGTCGATCGCTGAGGCCCGCATTTCGGTCGGCATCTCCGTGGAGACCGGCGGTTCGGCTTTGGGTTTGCAGCCGACAACGGCCACGGACAGGACAGCGGCGGTCAGGACAACGGGGCCGGCGGCAACCAAAGAGCTTCGCATCCCGCTAGTAGACACCGAACCGCCCCCGCTTGGCAAGTACCAACGCGCCGCACGGCAACGGGCCGTTCATCACGAGACATGCGGCAAAAAATGTCCATTCCCTGCGGTGATACGCCGCATGCGGCGAATTGGTCTGACGACTTTGCACCTTGCGCGACGATCCGAACAATGGGACGGGGAGCCGACAGCGTGTCGACATCATCGTTTCCGGGACCAGGTCCCATCGAGGTTGCAATTAAGGGCAGGACAGAACCATGACGCAGATGACGAACGATCCGGCAGTCGAAGACCACTTGGCGGATTGCCCGACCGACAACCCGCATGTGTTGGCGTTCCTTCGGAGCGCGGTCAGCAAGTGCCGACCCGACAAGGTTCATTTCTGCGACGGCACGGAGTCCGAGCGTGATGCGCTCTACGAGAAGGGGATCGAAGAAGGCATTTTCATTCGGCTGAATCAGGAGAAGCTCCCCGGTTGTTACTTGCATCGTTCGGACCCAAGCGATGTGGCCCGGGTCGAGAAGCTCACGTTCATCTGCACGCCCAGCGAGGACGACGCCGGCCCGACCAACAACTGGTGGCAGGATCGTGAGGCCTACGCGAAGCTCAACGAGGAGTTCGAGGGCAGCTTCGAGGGCCGGACGATGTACGTCATCCCGTTTATCATGGGGCCGCCCGGTTCGCCGCTGGCCAAAGTCGGCGTGCAGATCACCGACAGCATCTACGTCGTGCAATCAATGGGCATCATGACACGCATGGGCCTTCTGGCGTGGAAGCAGCTCGGACAGTCCGACGAGTTCACCCGTTGCTGGCACAACACCGGCGAACTCGATCCGAACGATCGCTACATCGCCCACTTCCCTTACGACAACGTGATCATGTCGTACGGCTCCGGTTACGGCGGTAATGCGCTGCTCGGCAAGAAATGCCTCGCGCTGCGTATCGCCAGCTTCCTCGGCAAGCAACAAGGCTGGATGGCGGAGCACATGCTCATTCTCGGGGTCACCGATCCCAATGGCGAAAAGACGTACGTCACCGGTGCGTTCCCCAGTGCCTGCGGTAAGACCAACTTCGCGATGTTACAGCCGCCCCAGAAGTACGTCGATGAGGGCTGGAAGGTCACCACGGTCGGCGACGATATTGCGTGGATGTGGGCGGATCAGGTCACTTGCAAGATGCGGGCGATCAACCCCGAGAACGGTTACTTCGGGGTGTTGCCGGGTACGAACTACGAGTCCAATGCCAGCGCGATGGAGTCGATGAGCCGGGACACGATCTACACGAACGTCGCCATGACCGAGGATGGCGATGTGTGGTGGGAAGGTAAGACCAAAGAGCCGCCGTCGGGCAAGATCATCAACTGGCTCGGTAATGAATGGACGCCCGACTCTGATGAAAAGGCAGCCCATCCCAACAGCCGATTTACCGCGCCGATGCGTAACAACCCGGTCCTCGATGAAGCCGCCGACGACCCGGCGGGTGTGCCGGTGAGTGCGATCATTTTCGGTGGCCGACGCTCCAACACAATCCCGCTTGTGTTCCAGTCATTCAACTGGATCCACGGCGTTTATGTCGGTGCGACACTTGGGTCCGAGGGGACGGCCGCCGCCGAAGGCAAAATCGGCAGCGTCCGCCGTGATCCGATGGCGATGCTTCCGTTCATCGGCTACAACGTTCGCGACTACCTGATCCACTGGTTCCGCATGCGTAAGGAGATGACCGATTGTCCGCGTATCTTCCACGTAAACTGGTTCCGAAGGGACCCCGAGACGGGTAAGTTTCTCTGGCCAGGGTTCGGAGAAAACATGCGTGTTCTGAAGTGGATCATCGCCCGCTGCCACGGCGGTGCAGGTGCGATTGAGACGCCGCTTGGCTGGATGCCCCGGCCCATGGACATCGACCTGGAAGGTCTCCGGGACGTCGACGGCAGTGACTTCGATGCCAAGGACTTTCAGGCCCTCGAACGTGTCGATGGCGATGCGTTCAAGCAGGAGATGCTCAGCCAGGAAGAGTTGCTTTTGCGGCTCGCCGGTGATCTGCCCAAGGAAATGGTTTTCCAACGGGAGTTGCTCATCAGCCGCCTTTAAGTCAGGTGACGCCGGACGTGGAGGCGTTCGCTGCCGACACCTGTTTTACCCATTCGCGGAGGCTTCAAACTCACCCGCGCGACACGCGCATCGAGGTGTGGCATGCACCGTCCCAACGAGGACGCCGGCCCCGTCAAGCCGGCATCGGTTTCCCCGTCCGAATCCGTTCCTGACAACCAAGCCCGATCTGAAAGGGCTCCCATGGATCTTGAGTCGGCCGAACGCCATCCGACGGATCTGGCCGTCATTTACGAGCCGGGCGTCTCGGACAGGACCGAGTTCGCCGTCCGCGAGATCGCGGCCGGCATGTTCCGAAACGCAGCGCCGGCGCTGGCATGTCTGGTCTTTAGCGGCCTTGTCGTGTCCATGATGTTTTCGTTCACCGACGTGCCTCGGGAAGGCGTGTGGATGAGTGGCATCTTCACGCTCGCCGCGGCGTTGTGGTGTACCCAGTCGATCCCGCTATTCGCCACGAGCATTTCCGTTTTCGCGCTGATGGTGATCTTCCTGGCCAATCCGGGTGATTGGCCCTGGCTCGGGTTCGAAAACTCGGACAATGCGCCGCGCTATCAGGACATCCTCGCGGTGGCGGCCAACCCGGTCATCTTCCTGTTCTTCGGTGGATTCTTGTTAGCGCATGCGATCACGCGGCAGG belongs to Planctomycetota bacterium and includes:
- a CDS encoding Maf family protein; protein product: MPRLILASASPRRRQFLTNAGYNFDVVPADLDEASFQADGAEQLAQVLAREKCAAISAHFPEAVVIGADTTVAAADGTLLGKPTDRADAARIIRKLTGPPHLVATGVAVGFGDRLETSVDVARVTMRPLSDEELERYLDSDAWDGKAGAYGIQNDDPFVTDLDGRRDTVMGLPMNKTQMLLEQLGVTPVGP
- a CDS encoding phosphoenolpyruvate carboxykinase (GTP), which codes for MTNDPAVEDHLADCPTDNPHVLAFLRSAVSKCRPDKVHFCDGTESERDALYEKGIEEGIFIRLNQEKLPGCYLHRSDPSDVARVEKLTFICTPSEDDAGPTNNWWQDREAYAKLNEEFEGSFEGRTMYVIPFIMGPPGSPLAKVGVQITDSIYVVQSMGIMTRMGLLAWKQLGQSDEFTRCWHNTGELDPNDRYIAHFPYDNVIMSYGSGYGGNALLGKKCLALRIASFLGKQQGWMAEHMLILGVTDPNGEKTYVTGAFPSACGKTNFAMLQPPQKYVDEGWKVTTVGDDIAWMWADQVTCKMRAINPENGYFGVLPGTNYESNASAMESMSRDTIYTNVAMTEDGDVWWEGKTKEPPSGKIINWLGNEWTPDSDEKAAHPNSRFTAPMRNNPVLDEAADDPAGVPVSAIIFGGRRSNTIPLVFQSFNWIHGVYVGATLGSEGTAAAEGKIGSVRRDPMAMLPFIGYNVRDYLIHWFRMRKEMTDCPRIFHVNWFRRDPETGKFLWPGFGENMRVLKWIIARCHGGAGAIETPLGWMPRPMDIDLEGLRDVDGSDFDAKDFQALERVDGDAFKQEMLSQEELLLRLAGDLPKEMVFQRELLISRL